The following proteins are encoded in a genomic region of Anticarsia gemmatalis isolate Benzon Research Colony breed Stoneville strain chromosome 17, ilAntGemm2 primary, whole genome shotgun sequence:
- the Dab gene encoding DAB adaptor protein isoform X1, with the protein MFNHKLPTDFPMQTLRKKTSPCKYKNDPGRFLGEGVSFRAKLIGVLEVPEARGDRMCQEALADLKMAIRAAGEHKQRIQVHVAIDGLRLRDDKTGDSLYHHPVHKISFIAQDMTDSRAFGYIFGSPDTGHRFFGIKTDKAASQVVIAMRDLFQVVFELKKKEVEMAKQQLEGKTVTSTLVRHATNASTESKTKSISSVGETSTPISKSVDTGAEGGVAELVDLEQELSSLRRGLTQVEGLTPSTDPFGDSFTTLPATQVNKGLLPPPPSGASTRGRSTPATSSTRTVFSPGKTAPALPFDLATVAAEFEPTPALVDNLTDTPVTMDVSQPSSSTTQSLSYDVFTELDPLGTGRSKPYVDKKLFFQELKNPPKKVLKDLVSTTQSLISDILPVTDSKIEHYGPATTMTSLSRHSGGSVAIVKPPQSAMFSANFFSSDPFAETDPFDNTDPFSDSFKDDPFTSMQDFPKSSVLRVDEIKSKLSRDTPLDEPKPLENGKNVFNGPLQVSLPPEPAPKSPRLQRQSTDSMSVRQRPVASSKPLDSASPPPPLPPKKDAASRPPPRPPQDHDDDAPPLPKPAMRREPAYVVADRSSKPRLSSAATNSSEDEYLTPAPPPLPTARRFDITLSQLLTCTMDELANRLRVPAATLSSMTLPQLTDYLRSYLAADNDRAHIHVEPVTRTEKEKSITTLSGLSTPNTTIEKPIPPPAAAIVNDFKPQFEDNFAPTSEISDTFVANFDDFDKKANPSYDRYAAFREIQEEELKAKSILDPIDALEGEPKQDSDEKELTAIDNLMRANQERESENKELARSPLKTLDELTLDSFNMFRNSVSPKPSQIDAKIEDIKSVMKTLQIEKTRRSVSPRDNGHVEVKQEDTNDRYAALREITITEPSQDEFESIPPEVPKERKKSDEKSDGFDNSDFFDCIDNSSLSFTHVEDAFRKSPVVKEREEEKIIAHIPIQEKKVVESGIELTPVPARDLQPPPARLSTGSISDVVSGSSPDTKEKCVGVAGVGVAGAGRWAVLGGAAASGGSSDSRDSEPRHRPRRARHHTPPARAPIVQTSSSSRDVSPWDEELPPVTRLQRPPSHRDRESRHNSSGSRECLDSGSGREKEKLRDKREMRDRDRDMSRDGRDSARDRRDSGSGRDRRDVSKERDHRDHRDRRDRRSRDRENDSWDRDRTYSRERDYRDSRSRERLPKDYREKDRHRKPRHSYDEEEDYSDGCGSGRSSPRDRWSDQRWRRDERNYGSLGWRETRRRAELRQNEDPTERRYGTTLGWSSRRANTTTRRESSRERERERDVVRDARRRPRRDEPRRAPRDYRFSNDFSPRDREHTSPFDNDFHDTPTPTAKKRTTYSSLEGTRFAFEPEEATASPASGASSAREGSGARFRFDSESMSPRSMFEDDFNTPAPPRPRTASIAEEEEGEIPPLRARPPITTNSSRDIRKSDSVNIFTRESDPFEGDAFFACTGSDRAARRENWPGDFQGFDNA; encoded by the exons ATGTTCAATCACAAGTTACCGACTGACTTTCCAATGCAAACCCTTCGTAAGAAAACCAGCCCTTGCAAAT aTAAGAACGATCCGGGCCGTTTCCTGGGGGAGGGGGTGTCGTTCCGCGCCAAGCTGATCGGCGTGCTCGAAGTGCCTGAGGCGAGGGGGGACAGGATGTGCCAGGAAGCGCTGGCTGACCTGAAGATGGCCATCCGCGCCGCGGGGGAGCACAAGCAGCGCATACAGGTCCACGTCGCGATAGATGGACTCAGGCTCAGGGATGACAAGACCGGG GACTCCCTGTACCATCACCCAGTGCACAAGATCTCGTTCATCGCGCAAGACATGACGGACTCGAGAGCGTTCGGTTACATCTTCGGCTCCCCTGACACTGGCCATCGGTTCTTCGGCATCAAGACTGATAAAGCTGCTAGTCAA gTAGTAATAGCGATGAGAGACTTATTCCAAGTGGTGTTCGAGCTGAAGAAGAAAGAGGTAGAGATGGCCAAACAGCAGTTAGAAGGCAAAACGGTGACCAGCACCCTTGTCCGGCACGCGACCAATGCCTCCACTGAAAGTAAAACCAAG AGTATATCATCAGTGGGTGAGACGAGCACGCCGATCTCTAAGAGCGTTGACACGGGCGCGGAGGGCGGCGTGGCGGAACTAGTCGACTTGGAGCAGGAGCTCAGCTCGTTGCGCCGGGGACTCACGCAGGTGGAGGGTCTCACGCCTTCCACTGATCCCTTCGGAGATTCCTTCACTACTCTCCCGGCCACGCAGGTCAAT AAAGGCCTTCTACCCCCTCCTCCATCGGGGGCCTCCACCCGAGGGCGAAGCACCCCCGCTACATCAAGTACTCGTACAGTCTTCAGTCCGGGGAAGACGGCGCCTGCCTTGCCATTCGACCTGGCCACCGTCGCGGCGGAGTTCGAACCGACACCGGCACTTGTCGACAACCTTACCGACACACCAGTTACTATGGAT GTGAGCCAGCCCAGCTCGTCCACGACGCAGTCGCTCAGTTACGACGTATTCACCGAACTAGACCCCCTCGGTACCGGCCGGAGTAAACCTTACGTTGACAAAAAACTCTTCTTTCAGGAGCTCAAAAATCCGCCAAAGAAAGTGCTCAAAGACCTGGTGTCGACCACACAGAGTCTTATATCAGACATATTGCCGGTCACTGACAGTAAGATAGAGCATTACGGGCCGGCGACGACGATGACGTCACTGTCGAGACACTCGGGCGGGTCCGTAGCGATCGTCAAGCCGCCGCAGAGCGCCATGTTCAGTGCCAACTTTTTCTCGTCAGATCCCTTCGCGGAAACAGATCCTTTCGATAACACAGATCCGTTCTCGGACTCGTTCAAGGACGACCCGTTCACGAGCATGCAGGACTTTCCCAAGTCGAGTGTACTGCGCGTGGATGAGATCAAGAGTAAACTGAGCCGGGACACGCCCCTCGACGAACCGAAGCCGCTGGAGAACGGGAAGAACGTGTTCAACGGACCGCTGCAGGTGTCGCTGCCGCCGGAGCCGGCGCCTAAGTCGCCTAGATTGCAAAGACAG AGCACGGACAGCATGTCGGTCCGCCAGCGGCCGGTGGCGAGCAGCAAGCCGCTGGACAGcgcgtcgccgccgccgccgctgccgccCAAGAAGGACGCCGCcagccgcccgccgccgcgcccgccgcagGACCACGACGACGACGCGCCGCCGCTGCCCAAGCCCGCCATGAGGAGGGAACCTGCC TACGTGGTGGCGGACCGCAGCAGCAAGCCGCGCCTGTCGTCGGCGGCCACCAACAGCAGCGAGGACGAGTACCTGAcgccggcgccgccgccgctgcccACCGCCAGGCGCTTCGACATCACGCTCAGCCAGCTGCTCACCTGCACCATGGACGAGCTCGCTAATAG ACTGCGAGTTCCTGCCGCAACGCTGTCTTCTATGACTCTACCTCAACTCACCGACTACCTTAGATCTTATTTAGCAGCGGATAACGATAGAGCG CATATCCACGTAGAACCAGTCACTCGGACCGAAAAAGAGAAATCTATAACAACACTATCGGGCTTATCGACGCCTAACACGACCATTGAAAAGCCCATCCCTCCCCCCGCAGCGGCCATAGTGAACGACTTCAAACCGCAATTCGAAGATAACTTCGCACCGACGTCAGAAATCAGCGACACTTTTGTCGCAAATTTCgacgattttgataaaaaagcgAACCCTTCATACGACAGATACGCAGCATTTAGAGAAATACAAGAAGAGGAATTAAAAGCTAAGTCTATATTAGACCCTATTGATGCGTTAGAAGGTGAACCGAAGCAGGATTCGGACGAGAAAGAACTGACCGCGATCGACAATCTTATGAGAGCGAATCAAGAAAGGGAATCAGAGAATAAGGAATTAGCTCGAAGTCCTTTGAAGACATTGGACGAGCTGACTCTAGATTCGTTCAATATGTTCAGAAACTCTGTAAGTCCTAAGCCGTCGCAGATAGACGCTAAGATAGAAGATATAAAGTCTGTGATGAAGACGCTGCAGATTGAGAAGACGAGACGTAGTGTGTCACCACGGGATAATGGACACGTCGAAGTGAAACAGGAGGATACTAACGATAG ATATGCCGCACTGCGTGAAATCACAATAACAGAACCATCGCAAGACGAGTTCGAGTCCATACCACCCGAAGTGCCCAAAGAACGGAAGAAATCCGACGAGAAATCTGACGGCTTCGACAATTCCGACTTCTTCGACTGTATAGACAATAGCTCGCTCTCTTTCACACACGTGGAGGACGCGTTTAGAAAGAGTCCCGTGGTGAAAGAGAGGGAAGAAGAGAAGATTATCGCTCATATTCCTATACAAGAGAAGAAGGTGGTGGAAAGTGGGATTGAGTTGACGCCGGTGCCGGCGAGGGATCTGCAGCCTCCGCCCGCGCGGTTATCTACAGGGTCTATCAGTGATGTTGTTAGTGGATCTTCGCCTGATACTAAAG AGAAGTGCGTGGGCGTGGCGGGCGTGGGCGTGGCGGGCGCGGGGCGCTGGGCGGTGctgggcggcgcggcggcgtcgGGCGGCTCGTCCGACTCGCGCGACTCCGAGCCGCGCcaccgcccgcgccgcgccagGCACCACACGCCGCCTGCACGGGCGCCTATCG TACAAACGTCATCGTCATCTCGTGACGTATCACCGTGGGACGAGGAGCTACCGCCGGTCACTCGACTGCAACGACCGCCGTCACACCGCGATAGAGAATCTAG ACACAATTCATCCGGCTCAAGAGAATGCCTCGACAGCGGCAGCGGGCGGGAGAAAGAGAAACTAAGAGACAAACGTGAAATGAGAGACAGGGATAGAGATATGAGCCGGGACGGACGCGACTCGGCTCGGGATCGGAGGGACTCGGGCAGTGGGCGGGACCGCCGTGACGTCAGCAAGGAGCGCGACCACAGGGACCATAGAGATAGGAGGGATAGACGGAGTAGGGATAGAGAGAATGACTCGTGGGACAGAGACAGAACGTATAGCAGAGAGCGGGACTATAGAGACTCGCGGAGTAGAGAAAGACTGCCGAAAGACTATAGGGAGAAAGATAGACATAGGAAGCCGAGACATTCATATGATGAGGAAGAAGa TTACAGTGACGGTTGCGGGTCGGGCCGGTCGTCGCCCAGGGACCGGTGGTCGGACCAACGGTGGAGGAGAGACG aaagaaaTTACGGTTCTCTAGGCTGGCGTGAAACAAGACGAAGAGCGGAATTGAGACAAAACGAAGATCCTACTGAAAGAAG ATATGGCACGACTCTCGGCTGGTCGTCTCGTCGCGCCAATACTACCACACGTCGCGAAAGTTCCCGGGAACGGGAGCGGGAGCGGGACGTAGTGCGGGAcgcgcggcgccgcccgcgccgggacgagccgcgccgcgcgccccgGGACTATCGCTTCTCTAACGACTTTTCGCCGCGGGACCGGGAACATACCTCGCCGTTCGATAACGACTTCCACGACACGCCCACACCCACTGCCAAGAAGAGGACTACTTATTCCAGCTTGGAAGGGACCAG ATTTGCCTTCGAGCCAGAAGAAGCGACAGCATCTCCCGCGTCAGGCGCGAGCAGTGCACGGGAAGGCTCAGGCGCGAGGTTCAGGTTCGACTCCGAGTCGATGTCGCCGCGCTCCATGTTCGAGGACGATTTCAACACGCCCGCGCCTCCGCGGCCTCGCACCGCCTCCATCGCCGAAGAGGAGGAGGGGGAGATCCCCCCTCTTAGAGCACGACCACCGATCACTACGAACTCATCCCGTGACATTAGAAAGTCGGATTCGGTGAATATTTTCACAAGAGAATCGGATCCGTTCGAAGGTGACGCGTTCTTCGCGTGCACGGGGTCGgaccgcgcggcgcggcgggagAACTGGCCCGGGGACTTCCAGGGGTTCGACAACGCGTGA
- the Dab gene encoding DAB adaptor protein isoform X3 — protein MAVIKDKNDPGRFLGEGVSFRAKLIGVLEVPEARGDRMCQEALADLKMAIRAAGEHKQRIQVHVAIDGLRLRDDKTGDSLYHHPVHKISFIAQDMTDSRAFGYIFGSPDTGHRFFGIKTDKAASQVVIAMRDLFQVVFELKKKEVEMAKQQLEGKTVTSTLVRHATNASTESKTKSISSVGETSTPISKSVDTGAEGGVAELVDLEQELSSLRRGLTQVEGLTPSTDPFGDSFTTLPATQVNKGLLPPPPSGASTRGRSTPATSSTRTVFSPGKTAPALPFDLATVAAEFEPTPALVDNLTDTPVTMDVSQPSSSTTQSLSYDVFTELDPLGTGRSKPYVDKKLFFQELKNPPKKVLKDLVSTTQSLISDILPVTDSKIEHYGPATTMTSLSRHSGGSVAIVKPPQSAMFSANFFSSDPFAETDPFDNTDPFSDSFKDDPFTSMQDFPKSSVLRVDEIKSKLSRDTPLDEPKPLENGKNVFNGPLQVSLPPEPAPKSPRLQRQSTDSMSVRQRPVASSKPLDSASPPPPLPPKKDAASRPPPRPPQDHDDDAPPLPKPAMRREPAYVVADRSSKPRLSSAATNSSEDEYLTPAPPPLPTARRFDITLSQLLTCTMDELANRLRVPAATLSSMTLPQLTDYLRSYLAADNDRAHIHVEPVTRTEKEKSITTLSGLSTPNTTIEKPIPPPAAAIVNDFKPQFEDNFAPTSEISDTFVANFDDFDKKANPSYDRYAAFREIQEEELKAKSILDPIDALEGEPKQDSDEKELTAIDNLMRANQERESENKELARSPLKTLDELTLDSFNMFRNSVSPKPSQIDAKIEDIKSVMKTLQIEKTRRSVSPRDNGHVEVKQEDTNDRYAALREITITEPSQDEFESIPPEVPKERKKSDEKSDGFDNSDFFDCIDNSSLSFTHVEDAFRKSPVVKEREEEKIIAHIPIQEKKVVESGIELTPVPARDLQPPPARLSTGSISDVVSGSSPDTKEKCVGVAGVGVAGAGRWAVLGGAAASGGSSDSRDSEPRHRPRRARHHTPPARAPIVQTSSSSRDVSPWDEELPPVTRLQRPPSHRDRESRHNSSGSRECLDSGSGREKEKLRDKREMRDRDRDMSRDGRDSARDRRDSGSGRDRRDVSKERDHRDHRDRRDRRSRDRENDSWDRDRTYSRERDYRDSRSRERLPKDYREKDRHRKPRHSYDEEEDYSDGCGSGRSSPRDRWSDQRWRRDERNYGSLGWRETRRRAELRQNEDPTERRYGTTLGWSSRRANTTTRRESSRERERERDVVRDARRRPRRDEPRRAPRDYRFSNDFSPRDREHTSPFDNDFHDTPTPTAKKRTTYSSLEGTRFAFEPEEATASPASGASSAREGSGARFRFDSESMSPRSMFEDDFNTPAPPRPRTASIAEEEEGEIPPLRARPPITTNSSRDIRKSDSVNIFTRESDPFEGDAFFACTGSDRAARRENWPGDFQGFDNA, from the exons ATGGCTGTTATTAAAG aTAAGAACGATCCGGGCCGTTTCCTGGGGGAGGGGGTGTCGTTCCGCGCCAAGCTGATCGGCGTGCTCGAAGTGCCTGAGGCGAGGGGGGACAGGATGTGCCAGGAAGCGCTGGCTGACCTGAAGATGGCCATCCGCGCCGCGGGGGAGCACAAGCAGCGCATACAGGTCCACGTCGCGATAGATGGACTCAGGCTCAGGGATGACAAGACCGGG GACTCCCTGTACCATCACCCAGTGCACAAGATCTCGTTCATCGCGCAAGACATGACGGACTCGAGAGCGTTCGGTTACATCTTCGGCTCCCCTGACACTGGCCATCGGTTCTTCGGCATCAAGACTGATAAAGCTGCTAGTCAA gTAGTAATAGCGATGAGAGACTTATTCCAAGTGGTGTTCGAGCTGAAGAAGAAAGAGGTAGAGATGGCCAAACAGCAGTTAGAAGGCAAAACGGTGACCAGCACCCTTGTCCGGCACGCGACCAATGCCTCCACTGAAAGTAAAACCAAG AGTATATCATCAGTGGGTGAGACGAGCACGCCGATCTCTAAGAGCGTTGACACGGGCGCGGAGGGCGGCGTGGCGGAACTAGTCGACTTGGAGCAGGAGCTCAGCTCGTTGCGCCGGGGACTCACGCAGGTGGAGGGTCTCACGCCTTCCACTGATCCCTTCGGAGATTCCTTCACTACTCTCCCGGCCACGCAGGTCAAT AAAGGCCTTCTACCCCCTCCTCCATCGGGGGCCTCCACCCGAGGGCGAAGCACCCCCGCTACATCAAGTACTCGTACAGTCTTCAGTCCGGGGAAGACGGCGCCTGCCTTGCCATTCGACCTGGCCACCGTCGCGGCGGAGTTCGAACCGACACCGGCACTTGTCGACAACCTTACCGACACACCAGTTACTATGGAT GTGAGCCAGCCCAGCTCGTCCACGACGCAGTCGCTCAGTTACGACGTATTCACCGAACTAGACCCCCTCGGTACCGGCCGGAGTAAACCTTACGTTGACAAAAAACTCTTCTTTCAGGAGCTCAAAAATCCGCCAAAGAAAGTGCTCAAAGACCTGGTGTCGACCACACAGAGTCTTATATCAGACATATTGCCGGTCACTGACAGTAAGATAGAGCATTACGGGCCGGCGACGACGATGACGTCACTGTCGAGACACTCGGGCGGGTCCGTAGCGATCGTCAAGCCGCCGCAGAGCGCCATGTTCAGTGCCAACTTTTTCTCGTCAGATCCCTTCGCGGAAACAGATCCTTTCGATAACACAGATCCGTTCTCGGACTCGTTCAAGGACGACCCGTTCACGAGCATGCAGGACTTTCCCAAGTCGAGTGTACTGCGCGTGGATGAGATCAAGAGTAAACTGAGCCGGGACACGCCCCTCGACGAACCGAAGCCGCTGGAGAACGGGAAGAACGTGTTCAACGGACCGCTGCAGGTGTCGCTGCCGCCGGAGCCGGCGCCTAAGTCGCCTAGATTGCAAAGACAG AGCACGGACAGCATGTCGGTCCGCCAGCGGCCGGTGGCGAGCAGCAAGCCGCTGGACAGcgcgtcgccgccgccgccgctgccgccCAAGAAGGACGCCGCcagccgcccgccgccgcgcccgccgcagGACCACGACGACGACGCGCCGCCGCTGCCCAAGCCCGCCATGAGGAGGGAACCTGCC TACGTGGTGGCGGACCGCAGCAGCAAGCCGCGCCTGTCGTCGGCGGCCACCAACAGCAGCGAGGACGAGTACCTGAcgccggcgccgccgccgctgcccACCGCCAGGCGCTTCGACATCACGCTCAGCCAGCTGCTCACCTGCACCATGGACGAGCTCGCTAATAG ACTGCGAGTTCCTGCCGCAACGCTGTCTTCTATGACTCTACCTCAACTCACCGACTACCTTAGATCTTATTTAGCAGCGGATAACGATAGAGCG CATATCCACGTAGAACCAGTCACTCGGACCGAAAAAGAGAAATCTATAACAACACTATCGGGCTTATCGACGCCTAACACGACCATTGAAAAGCCCATCCCTCCCCCCGCAGCGGCCATAGTGAACGACTTCAAACCGCAATTCGAAGATAACTTCGCACCGACGTCAGAAATCAGCGACACTTTTGTCGCAAATTTCgacgattttgataaaaaagcgAACCCTTCATACGACAGATACGCAGCATTTAGAGAAATACAAGAAGAGGAATTAAAAGCTAAGTCTATATTAGACCCTATTGATGCGTTAGAAGGTGAACCGAAGCAGGATTCGGACGAGAAAGAACTGACCGCGATCGACAATCTTATGAGAGCGAATCAAGAAAGGGAATCAGAGAATAAGGAATTAGCTCGAAGTCCTTTGAAGACATTGGACGAGCTGACTCTAGATTCGTTCAATATGTTCAGAAACTCTGTAAGTCCTAAGCCGTCGCAGATAGACGCTAAGATAGAAGATATAAAGTCTGTGATGAAGACGCTGCAGATTGAGAAGACGAGACGTAGTGTGTCACCACGGGATAATGGACACGTCGAAGTGAAACAGGAGGATACTAACGATAG ATATGCCGCACTGCGTGAAATCACAATAACAGAACCATCGCAAGACGAGTTCGAGTCCATACCACCCGAAGTGCCCAAAGAACGGAAGAAATCCGACGAGAAATCTGACGGCTTCGACAATTCCGACTTCTTCGACTGTATAGACAATAGCTCGCTCTCTTTCACACACGTGGAGGACGCGTTTAGAAAGAGTCCCGTGGTGAAAGAGAGGGAAGAAGAGAAGATTATCGCTCATATTCCTATACAAGAGAAGAAGGTGGTGGAAAGTGGGATTGAGTTGACGCCGGTGCCGGCGAGGGATCTGCAGCCTCCGCCCGCGCGGTTATCTACAGGGTCTATCAGTGATGTTGTTAGTGGATCTTCGCCTGATACTAAAG AGAAGTGCGTGGGCGTGGCGGGCGTGGGCGTGGCGGGCGCGGGGCGCTGGGCGGTGctgggcggcgcggcggcgtcgGGCGGCTCGTCCGACTCGCGCGACTCCGAGCCGCGCcaccgcccgcgccgcgccagGCACCACACGCCGCCTGCACGGGCGCCTATCG TACAAACGTCATCGTCATCTCGTGACGTATCACCGTGGGACGAGGAGCTACCGCCGGTCACTCGACTGCAACGACCGCCGTCACACCGCGATAGAGAATCTAG ACACAATTCATCCGGCTCAAGAGAATGCCTCGACAGCGGCAGCGGGCGGGAGAAAGAGAAACTAAGAGACAAACGTGAAATGAGAGACAGGGATAGAGATATGAGCCGGGACGGACGCGACTCGGCTCGGGATCGGAGGGACTCGGGCAGTGGGCGGGACCGCCGTGACGTCAGCAAGGAGCGCGACCACAGGGACCATAGAGATAGGAGGGATAGACGGAGTAGGGATAGAGAGAATGACTCGTGGGACAGAGACAGAACGTATAGCAGAGAGCGGGACTATAGAGACTCGCGGAGTAGAGAAAGACTGCCGAAAGACTATAGGGAGAAAGATAGACATAGGAAGCCGAGACATTCATATGATGAGGAAGAAGa TTACAGTGACGGTTGCGGGTCGGGCCGGTCGTCGCCCAGGGACCGGTGGTCGGACCAACGGTGGAGGAGAGACG aaagaaaTTACGGTTCTCTAGGCTGGCGTGAAACAAGACGAAGAGCGGAATTGAGACAAAACGAAGATCCTACTGAAAGAAG ATATGGCACGACTCTCGGCTGGTCGTCTCGTCGCGCCAATACTACCACACGTCGCGAAAGTTCCCGGGAACGGGAGCGGGAGCGGGACGTAGTGCGGGAcgcgcggcgccgcccgcgccgggacgagccgcgccgcgcgccccgGGACTATCGCTTCTCTAACGACTTTTCGCCGCGGGACCGGGAACATACCTCGCCGTTCGATAACGACTTCCACGACACGCCCACACCCACTGCCAAGAAGAGGACTACTTATTCCAGCTTGGAAGGGACCAG ATTTGCCTTCGAGCCAGAAGAAGCGACAGCATCTCCCGCGTCAGGCGCGAGCAGTGCACGGGAAGGCTCAGGCGCGAGGTTCAGGTTCGACTCCGAGTCGATGTCGCCGCGCTCCATGTTCGAGGACGATTTCAACACGCCCGCGCCTCCGCGGCCTCGCACCGCCTCCATCGCCGAAGAGGAGGAGGGGGAGATCCCCCCTCTTAGAGCACGACCACCGATCACTACGAACTCATCCCGTGACATTAGAAAGTCGGATTCGGTGAATATTTTCACAAGAGAATCGGATCCGTTCGAAGGTGACGCGTTCTTCGCGTGCACGGGGTCGgaccgcgcggcgcggcgggagAACTGGCCCGGGGACTTCCAGGGGTTCGACAACGCGTGA